Within Pseudomonas alloputida, the genomic segment CACCACCGGCCAACGACGGAGCCGCCCTGCGCCTTGCCCAGGCCGTGGCAGCAGCCGAGGGCGAGGGCCTGGCGGCCAACTTCTTCTGGGCACCGGTTTCCGAACTACGTCATGCCGATGGTGAACGTGAGCGCTTCCCGCACCTGGTCACAGACCGCGCCAAGCCGGGCGTGATTGCGGTAGACCAAACCGGGCGGCGCTTCGTCAACGAGTCCGACTCCTACCACCACTTCGTGCACACAATGTTCGCCAAAGGCATTGCCAGCTGCTGGCTGGTCTGCGATGCCGAGGCAATGAACCGCTACGGGCTTGGCCTGGCGCGGCCCAAGCCCGTCAACAACCAGGCGTTGATCGACGCAGGCTACCTGTACCGGGCCACCACATCGCAGGCACTGGCCCTGGCCATCGGCGTCGATCCACAGGTGTTTGCGCAAACACTTTCACAGTTCAACAGCGATGCCGGCAATGGCATCGACCACGCCTTTGGCAAAGGCGGCAACAGTTACAACCGCTACATGGGCGACCCACAACATACGCCCAACCCATGCTTGGCACCCCTTACCAAGGGGCCGTTCTACGCCATCCGCATTCACACCGGCGACCTCGGTTCAGCCCGTGGCCTGGTGACCAACGCCGATGCCAACGTGCTGAACCGCAACGGCTTGCCGATTCCCGGGCTGTATGCGGTCGGCAACGACATGAACTCACTGATGAAGGGCACCTACCCCGGCCCCGGCATCACCCTGGGCCCTGCCCTCACCTTCGGCTGGCTTGCTGCCAACCACGTCACCGCGCGCCTGCAGGCGCCGGCTACCCCTACGGAGAACCCGGCATGTACTACGAACTGAGAACCTACACCCTCGACCCATTGAAAATGGCCGACTGGCTGGCCCTGTACCAAAGCCACGCACTCGAGGTGCAGAGCGAACACCTGGGCAACCTGGTGGGCTTTTTCACCAGCGAGTTCGGCGACGTCAACCAAGTGGTGCACATCTGGGGCTATGCCAGCCTCGACGACCGCATGGCACGCCGCGCAGCCATGGCGGCAGACTCGCGCTGGGCGGAATTCTCGCGACGCAACCGCGAGCTGGGCGCGGTACTGCGCCTGCAATCGCGGCTGCTGCGCCCGACCGGTTTCTCACCGCTGCAGTAAGCCACACGCCACTTCTTCCAACATCCGAGCGGACCCCTTCCATGCCCCCCCTTGAATGTGACGTACTCGTCATCGGCTCCGGCGCCTCTGGCCTGGCTGCCGCCGTAACCGCCGCGCATCATGGCCTGACAGTGGTCGTCGCGGAAAAAGCCAGCCAGCTGGGCGGCACCAGCGCCTGGTCGGGGGGGTGGTTGTGGATACCGCGCAACCCGCTGGCCATCGCCGAAGGCATCGTCGAAGCCGACGATGCCCCGGAGCGCTATCTGCGTGCGCAAACCCACACCCGCGAGCTGGACCCGCGTCAACGCGCCTTCCTGCGCCATGGTCCGGAAATGGTGGCGTTCTTCGAGCAGCACACAGCCGTGCAGTTCCAGTGCGGTAGCCGTATGCCCGACATGCGTGAAGGCGATGGCAGTGCACGCGGCGGTCGCTCGCTGTGTGCATTACCTTACGACGGGCGACGGCTAGGGCCTTGGTTGCACAAGTTACGCCCACCGCTGGACATCGTCAGCCTGGCCGGCATGGGCATTGCCGGGGGCGCCGACATGGCTGCCTTCTTCAACGCCACACGCTCGCCCAAGGCAGCGCTGCATGTTGGCAAGCGCCTGTTGCGCCATGGCCGAGACTTGCTGCTGCACCGTCGCGGCTTGCATCTGGTCAATGGCAACGCGCTGGTGGCGCGCCTGCTGCGCAGCGCCCTTGATCGTGGCGTGACATTGCTGACCGAGAAAGCGGCCAGCCGTCTGTTGTTGTGCGAAGAACGGGTCAACGGCGCGCTGTTTGCCGATGGCCAAGCGATCTACGCACGGCGTGGTGTGGTGCTGGCCTGCGGTGGCTTCCCACATGATCGCCAGCGTATCTCGCAACTGATGCCGCACGCGCCGGACGGTGACCAGCATTACTCCGCTGCGCCCAGGGAGAATAGCGGTGATGGTTTGCGCCTGGGCGAACAGGCGGGTGGGCGGGTGTCTGCGGCAGGCGCCCACGGGGGCGCCTGGGCGCCGGTATCGCAGGTACCGCGCCGCAATGGCCAT encodes:
- a CDS encoding NIPSNAP family protein; translated protein: MYYELRTYTLDPLKMADWLALYQSHALEVQSEHLGNLVGFFTSEFGDVNQVVHIWGYASLDDRMARRAAMAADSRWAEFSRRNRELGAVLRLQSRLLRPTGFSPLQ
- a CDS encoding FAD-dependent oxidoreductase; its protein translation is MPPLECDVLVIGSGASGLAAAVTAAHHGLTVVVAEKASQLGGTSAWSGGWLWIPRNPLAIAEGIVEADDAPERYLRAQTHTRELDPRQRAFLRHGPEMVAFFEQHTAVQFQCGSRMPDMREGDGSARGGRSLCALPYDGRRLGPWLHKLRPPLDIVSLAGMGIAGGADMAAFFNATRSPKAALHVGKRLLRHGRDLLLHRRGLHLVNGNALVARLLRSALDRGVTLLTEKAASRLLLCEERVNGALFADGQAIYARRGVVLACGGFPHDRQRISQLMPHAPDGDQHYSAAPRENSGDGLRLGEQAGGRVSAAGAHGGAWAPVSQVPRRNGHFGHFPHLIDRAKPGFIAVRRDGRRFVNEADCYHDFMNALFAATPQAEQPEAWLICDHAAQRRYGIGWAKPFPFPTRFYQRSGYLHSGATLAQLAQRCGIDAEQLQRTVEGFNHHAAQGEDPTFLRGASAYNRAQGDPQQVPNPSLRPLLKGPFHAVKLLPGSLGTFAGLDTDASARVLDHAGQPIPGLFAVGNDMHSVMGGYYPSGGITLGPGMTFGYLAGRALSAGCADH